One Coccinella septempunctata chromosome 1, icCocSept1.1, whole genome shotgun sequence DNA window includes the following coding sequences:
- the LOC123316054 gene encoding uncharacterized protein LOC123316054, with translation MGAPASPSFANLIMEEIFCYVVETLKFYIPLIKFFVDDTLLLVPYDKIQYILDVFNSYHQKIQFTIEVEKDNSLPFLDLLIIRENSSIITDWYTKAISTNRCINFYSSHSMQQKTNIMENLIKRALKLSNKKFHRKNLDKVENILKQNNYPTYLVKRIINKHTSNRSHIVNVPSNSSISSYFRFPYLPGLSHRINKIFKELNVKCAFYNLFTTKRFFTNLKFKTPYNLESGVVYKIPCANCNKCYIGQTKQYLRDRMKQHKYDSENIANFNKTALTLHQMTTGHKFNFEDVKILDREEVGYRRNISEMIHIKRNYTVNHREDVQHLSMIYNNILRK, from the coding sequence ATGGGTGCACCGGCAAGCCCATCATTTGCTAACTTGATTATGGAAGAAATCTTTTGTTATGTTGTTGAAACACTTAAATTTTATATCCCGCTCATTAAGTTCTTTGTAGATGATACATTATTGTTGGTACCATATGACAAAATACAGTAcattttagatgttttcaacTCTTACCatcaaaagatacaattcacgATTGAAGTGGAGAAAGATAACAGTTTGCCTTTTTTGGATTTGTTGATAATTAGAGAAAACTCTAGTATTATTACTGACTGGTACACTAAAGCAATAAGCACTAACAGATGCATAAATTTTTACAGCAGTCATAGCATGCAACAAAAAACTAATATAATGGAGAATTTAATTAAAAGAGCTTTAAAACTGagcaacaaaaagtttcataggaagaacttagataaagttgaaaatattttgaagcaGAATAACTATCCTACATACTTAGtcaaaagaataataaataaacacaCGTCCAACCGAAGTCATATAGTTAATGTTCCTTCTAACTCGTCTATTTCTTCCTACTTTAGGTTTCCGTACTTACCTGGTCTTTCtcacagaataaataaaatatttaaggaGTTGAATGTCAAGTGTGCCTTTTACAACTTATTCACCACAAAgagatttttcacaaatttgaaatttaaaacacCTTATAATTTAGAATCAGGAGTAGTATATAAGATACCCTGTGCTAATTGTAACAAGTGTTACATTGGCCAAACAAAACAGTATTTACGCGATAGGATGaaacaacataaatatgatAGTGAAAATATTGCAAATTTTAACAAAACTGCTTTAACTTTACATCAAATGACTACGGGccataaatttaattttgaagatgTAAAAATTCTTGATAGAGAAGAGGTTGGTTATAGACGTAATATAAGCGAGATGATACacataaaaagaaattataccGTCAATCATAGAGAAGATGTGCAACACCTAAGCATGATCTATAATAATATACTTAGAAAGTAA
- the LOC123306263 gene encoding uncharacterized protein LOC123306263, translating to MCYGRSTKDVRQLAYELAVHNKIHIPKQWIENKTAGVDWLQGFMKRHPELSIRQPEACSLSRAASFNRNNVEQFFRNLEDVLKRYNGFAAGTRVYNLDETSTTTVQKSSRILAKKGVKQINKVTSGERGLLVTTCCIISSAGNALPPAMIFPRVNFKPHMLHGAPSGTLGLATPSGWMNSELFVSVIKHFIFHSGSSKLNPTLLLFDNHESHLSIETLNLAKENGVVILTLPPHCSNKLQPLDVSVFGPFKTYYNSALDSWMMTNPGIPVTIFQIAECVGYAFDKSMTPNNIKAGFKKCGIGPFVSHVFGDDDFRMSSVTDREEPSKTSQGEITVETPTDKSEVLEAHTGNKEIELLNRTPEKNTSEAINFKSPEELFGYPKAKPRKTSNPRKRGKSIIATDTPEKLEIENKFLEKKRKESLRMAKRTKRMLVHLPIAKKNRQYASSSESEHSSFISDSSDAESFDELNMNGSKDNLNPDINSYVLVEFHDKKSVFFVGKIIDIIEDDFKVSFLRHSVKQKNSFIYPAVEDISFVKKTDIKCLLSASSQVAGTKRQQSYINFGVKFDGIEIR from the exons ATGTGCTACGGCAGGTCCACAAAAGATGTTAGACAGTTAGCTTATGAACTTGCCGTCCACAACAAAATTCATATCCCAAAGCAATGGATAGAGAATAAGACAGCGGGGGTGGACTGGTTACAGGGGTTCATGAAACGTCACCCAGAACTGAGTATTAGGCAACCAGAAGCCTGCAGCCTTTCTAGAGCTGCATCCTTCAATCGCAACAACGTCGAGCAGTTTTTTCGAAACTTAGAAGATGTATTGAAGCGCTACAATGGTTTTGCCGCTGGAACTCGTGTCTATAATCTGGACGAGACCTCCACAACCACAGTCCAAAAATCCTCAAGGATTTTAGCGAAAAAAGGAGTGAAGCAAATAAACAAGGTGACTAGTGGAGAACGTGGATTATTGGTAACCACCTGCTGCATTATAAGTTCTGCAG GAAATGCTTTACCACCAGCTATGATCTTTCCCAGGGTTAATTTCAAGCCTCACATGTTACACGGAGCTCCATCAGGAACCTTAGGCCTCGCTACCCCATCGGGTTGGATGAATTCTGAGCTTTTCGTATCTGTTATTAAGCACTTTATTTTTCACTCTGGCAGTTCAAAGTTGAATCCAACCTTGCTACTGTTCGATAATCATGAAAGTCACCTTTCAATTGAAACCCTGAACCTGGCTAAAGAGAACGGAGTTGTTATTTTAACACTGCCGCCCCATTGTTCTAATAAACTACAACCATTGGATGTATCAGTATTTGGGCCATTCAAGACCTATTATAACAGTGCATTGGACTCATGGATGATGACAAATCCTGGAATTCCAGTTACAATATTCCAGATTGCCGAGTGCGTTGGATATGCGTTTGACAAATCCATGACCCCTAACAACATCAAAGCAGGTTTCAAAAAATGTGGCATTGGGCCATTTGTTAGCCACGTTTTTGGAGATGACGATTTCCGAATGAGCAGCGTCACTGATAGGGAGGAACCTTCAAAAACAAGCCAAGGAGAAATTACTGTTGAAACACCTACTGACAAAAGCGAAGTTTTAGAAGCTCATACAGGCAATAAggaaattgaattattaaacAGAACTCCTGAAAAAAATACTTCAGAAGCGATTAACTTTAAATCCCCGGAAGAACTATTTGGATATCCAAAAGCCAAACCAAGAAAAACCTCTAATCCCAGAAAGAGGGGTAAAAGTATTATAGCTACTGATACACCCGAGAAattagaaattgaaaataaatttttggagAAGAAGCGGAAGGAGTCACTTAGAATGGCCAAGAGAACCAAGCGAATGTTGGTCCATTTGCCAATAGCTAAAAAAAATCGACAATATGCTTCGTCATCTGAAAGTGAACATAGCTCATTCATTTCTGATTCCTCAGACGCAGAGTCGTTTGATGAGTTAAATATGAACGGAAGTAAGGACAATCTCAACCCAGATATCAACTCCTATGTCTTGGTTGAGTTTCATGACAAAAAGTCTGTTTTCTTTGTGGGTAAAATCATAGATATCATTGAGGATGATTTCAAAGTAAGTTTTTTGAGGCATAGTGTCAAACAAAAAAACTCTTTTATTTATCCCGCTGTAGAAGATATTTCTTTTGTAAAGAAAACCGATATCAAATGTTTGCTTTCTGCAAGTAGCCAAGTGGCTGGAACGAAACGGCAGCAATCTTACATAAATTTTGGAGTTAAATTCGACGGAATCGAAATCCGTTAG